The following proteins come from a genomic window of Miscanthus floridulus cultivar M001 chromosome 2, ASM1932011v1, whole genome shotgun sequence:
- the LOC136536032 gene encoding endochitinase A-like, protein MVPALELTDEEVLERLQKMLKGVSVIPPAVPEYSANNPPPAVLGRNFVDPIPLDVLPAVAETGDRSAGTSAIIPRGPRSVPKRGRMDGSSSGLPVSKKPRKPSTPSGTPVVASMLLAGALVSLAEEEEDDEVPLIMRRNRRSGVSSSEALAPTSSEAPGSSSLVASAPSCTAPPARISSTAPALTSSAALLSVVPLPSLGGGDVFAVVVPPARPSLGFAKKKVVGASSSLISSSTSSLPPAMPTSSEPRDSQHSVDEVTAGASELPGGVADLVALELSELRNKSSQRVLMK, encoded by the exons atggtcccagctcttgagctgactgatgaggaggtactcgagcgtctccaaaaaatgctgaaaggagtgagcgtcattcctcctgccgtccctgagtactcggccaacaacccgcccccagct gtgcttgggcggaactttgttgatccgatcccccttgatgttctccctgctgtggcggagactggggatcgttcagccggtacttctgcaatta tccctcgcggtcctcgcagtgtcccgaagagggggcgaatggacgggtcctcatctggcttgcctgtctccaagaagcctcgcaaaccaagtactccctcaggtactccagttgttgctagcatgctcttag caggtgctctggtttcgctggctgaggaagaagaggatgatgaagttcccctcatcatgcggcg taatcggaggtcgggtgtgagttcttccgaggctctcgcgccgacttcttccgaagctccggggtcgagttctttggttgcttcTGCCCCGAGCTGTACTGCTCCTCCGGCGCGGatttcttccacggctccagctctGACTTCTTCCGCGGCTCTGCTGTCGgttgtcccgctcccgtcgctgggtggcggggacgtcttcgccgtcgtggttccccctgcgaggccttctcttggcttcgcaaagaaaaaagtagtcgg tgcttcgtcttctctaatttcttcatcgacttcttctctgcctcccgccatgccaacgagttctgagcctcgagactcacaacattctgttgatgaagtcacggcgggggcttcagagctacctggcggagtcgcGGACTTGGTCGCTCTGGAG ctctccgagttgagaaacaaaagctctcagagagtattgatgaaatga